The segment ACAGGTGCGCTAACATGGACACTAAAGACCGCATTCTCTATTGTCAGTTGCCAGCGCGCCTTCTGAGGCCAGGgaagtgaggtttacatgcTATCTTGCCTCCGTTACACAGGCTTGGTTATAgacttaaagtcagcatgaaacagtAGTTGCGAACTACTCAAActagaaaaaatgtagggcagtacttgattttgtccatggggaattgattggatggttgtggtttgctattggtcgattgACAGGTTGACCCGCCCTCActccagtaaacacgtcatcagagatgtcgttgcaagagggaggggaatttattttaataaaagatCACACAAAggcacataaataaaaaatttttaaaaaaagatgtgcacggataaatcatttataataaacattgcaatattccataaaaaataagaattgtcgcttttgatttcatgttgactttaaaggaacactccactttttttgaaaataggctaattttccaactcccctagagttaaacagttgagtttgaccgttttcgaatccattcagctgatctccggttctggcggtaccacttttagcatagcttagcatagttcattgaatctgattagaccgttagcatcgcgcttaaaaatgaccaaagagttttgatatttttcctatttaaaacttgactcttctgtagttaaatcgtgtactaagaccgacagaaaatgaaaagttgcaattttctaggctgatatggctaggaactatactctcattccggcgtaataatcaaggaactttgctgccgtaccatggctgcagcagtgcaatgatattacgcagcgtctctctcacaaacgtctccatggttgcaggGCACGTTCCCTGTGTAAGCAGAGGCTCACGGgcgctgtgtaatatcattgcactgctgcagccatggtacggcagcaaagttccttgattattacgctggaatgagagtatagttcctagccatatcagcctagaaaatcacaacttttttattttccttcggtcttagtacatgatgtaactacagaagagtcaatttttaaatgggaaaaaacatcaaaactctttggtcatttttaagcgcgatgctaacggtctaatcagattcaatgaactatgctaagctatgctaaaagtggtaccgccagaaccggagatcggctgaatggattcgaaaacggtaaaagtctgtttaactctaggggagttggaaaatgagcctattttcaaaaaaagtggagtgttcctttaagacatAATGCTTTTATCATAGCTCAGTGTAGATGTACAAGCAGGGTTAAACATTCACAGGGCACTCCTGACTGGATCAGCCCATCTACATAATGAATCGCATCTAAATGATCTGTTGTGCATCAGTGTGCTCTGAAACGCTCTGAGCTGCAGGAAGCAAGAGTGAGAGAGATAAATGCGCAAAACAAGCCCACAAGTTTTTCCGTCAAGGTGCAGTGGGTGTTTCTGCTGCGCGCATGTGACGGGGCAGtgaagaaagagagagtgtgagACAGAGAGAGTGACGCTTCTGAAGTAAGAAGAAACGCTGTGTTAGCTTACAGGAAGAGGACGAAGCTGAGCTGGCTCTCGGGTCCTGGGACAGCAGGGTAACTGCAGTACGCACACGCGGTGCGAGGCAGCCTCTCGGCTCGTGTGGAGCGCTTGAGTCGTGTCAGCATGCTTAGCTTGGTGCAGAGCTCGCATCCCTTACGAGAAAGAGCCAAGCTGCAGAAGAGCTGTGCGAAGCAGCTGATTTCACTTTCCTCTTCTTCCTCTCAGACCGTCAGCAAGTACAATGCGCAGTACCACAAGCTTTTCCAGAGCGTTCCCAAAGAAGAGCTTCTAATGAAAGGTAAGTTTGTTGTCTTTCTCCTTCTACAGCAACCTCTTATGTTTCAGTTTACTGCATCTTGCCACTCCTTGTAAAGTGACCTTGTGAAAAGATTCTTTTAATAGTGCTACCTTAGTTTCCTCATTAACACCTtgcagttcttttttttttttttaaagaagtttctCCTCTGCATTGTTAATAAAATGTCCATTATATACAGAGGGGGGCAAAGGTCAGAAACCACTAGTGAAAATGCTTCTTGCATTTTTGCTAGTCTCttctgcttaccaaggctgcatttatttaatatattgtgaaatattattacaatttaaaacaacatattttaaaatgtaatttattcctgtgatcaaagctgaattttcagcatcattactccagtcttcagtgtcacatgatccttcagaagtcattctgatatgctgatttgctgcaaaagtgaagaaacatttatgattattatcactgttgaaaactgtatttttttttcaggattctttattgaatagaaagttcaaatgaacagcatttatatgtaatataaaagcttttctaacattatacagtaatttcttaaattaatacttttattcagcaaggatgcattaaagtgacagtaaagacatttataatgttacaaataattctgtcataaatgctgttcatatgaactttctattcatcaaagaaaaaactgttttcaaaataataaatgtttctttagcagtaaatcagcatataagaatgatttctgaaagatcatgtgacactgaaggctggagtaatgatgctgaacatctcaggaataaattgcattttaaaatatattaaaactatatatattaaattataaaaatatttcacaattttgctgtttttactgtattttgaatcAAGCAAAAGAAGCCTTGAGCAGAAGAggattctttcaaaaacaaaacaaaaaaaaaattattgatctaaaaaaaatttaatgttagtgtatattgtgttatgttaaatgttttataatattgtTTACAATTCACAAGCATAACATCTTGCGTGAGAAGTTTATTTACATAAATGTACATTCattcaattaatttaattcatttaactGTCCCTAGAGCTACATGAACACAAGTTTATGTAAAACCTGGGGATCATATTATCCAGCATGATCTAAAGAGCATCTGACCATCTGTAAAAAGAACATCACTTGGTCAATGtcacaaatattttataattcttTATTTCAAGGATTACATTTGGAATCCCAAATTTTCAGTGTGTCCTTTGGACCACAGTGTTTTGCTTGTTCATCTTGATGTTTTTGGTAATGTTGCGCTCTATCTGACATTGGTATCAACATTTTAACAGCTTTGAGCTGTCGTTCAAGTGAAAGAAGACATCAGAATTTGATGCTGCTCTTGAACTCTCACTCAAAAGTATCAGCTTACTTGCAGTTCTCTTGTGTAAGTGCACTTGTGACCCCTCCTTTAGTGTACTCCTGTGCCCTGCTGCGAGACATCCTGCTGCAAGGCCGACTCTACATCTCTCGAAACTGGCTGTGTTTTTATGCCAACCTCTTTGGTAAAGACATCAAGGTGAGCGACACGTCTTCAGCTTATGAATATAGCTTGGATAGACATGACTAGAGGGTTCATTCCCAGGACTCCCATTGGCATTTGTGTTAGAAAATGATTTTTTAGCATTTGATTTGAAAACTGAACTGATTATATGAAGCTGTTTTTTCCCAAGTACCCAAAGAACCAAGACTTATTACCACAATATAGGGCTTTTTTACACTTAAACTAGTTAACCCAGGGTCATACTAAACCCCGGGTAAacagaatcctgggttatcttgatTCACGTTTCACACTTCTTGTAATTTACCTGGGGTTTACAATTATTCCTGGGCATTCATAAACTGTCGTTTCACACtgtgggccctattttaatgatctaagtgCATAGTCTCAAGTGCACGGCGGAAGTGCACTTAGgacgtgtccgaatccacttttgctagtccTAACAACAGGAAAAATGGTCAGCACGCCCGGCGCATGGTCTAAAaaggttgtccctattctcttaaagAATACACACTGCAGACGATTGACAGCGCAATGCGGGAGTTAACATCACAAAAGCGGTACTAAAGGCCCATGCACATCAAGAACTATAACTAAATTAGTGCCCACTGTTACAgttcccttgtttccctggactccatttcccagaatcctcctgttctccacacctgcactcacttccctcgtctgctcctcatcgtcactcatcacctgcacctggactctattgtcagcactccccatatattgcactcactcccttcactcctcgtccgttctctgttttgttaaggtgtctgtctgttgttcattgccattgtttgaagtaaagtctctattatcgtggaaatccgtatctgcctcatctctctaccagccacccgtaacagaagaacggaccttaaccgaccggattttccacgaaaaaaaagaatggagactttccccagctccctggatccagctcctccatcgcctctcaccctaacagccagcgaacgcattatcgggctcctgcaggtaggacgttcgctggagaggtatgtggaggagttcgttgagcttgcttacttgtctaactggcccgacgctcagttgatctccctgtttttggatggattggatgacgacactatccgttttgatgaacctgttttttgtttctccttaagcgacactatcaatttaattttgtggttgaatggctccaaattcttagtgaaagaggttcaggatcagtgttgtcgtccggtccatccagaaacacggttggcgagccagtcagtcaacctccggcttcctccgcataccgctccagcgaactccctgcctgccccaggctggacccatattccgctactgggcccagtaagcggaggaggaggaagaaagcggccccaatatctccagagcccgctccagtatctccagagcccgctccagtatctccagagcccgctccagtatctccagagcccgctccagtatctccagagcccgctccagtatctccagagcccgctccagtatctccagagcccgctccagtatctccagagcccgctccagtatctccagagcccgctccagtatctccagagcccgctccagtgtctccagagcccgctccagtgtctccagagcccgctccagtgtctccagagcccgctccagtgtctccagagcccgctccagtatctccagagcccgctccagtatctccagagcccgctccagtatctccagagcccgctccagtatctccagagcccgctccagtatctccagagccagctccagtatctccagagccagctccagtccccacagagccagctccagtgcctgtggggattttaattgtatttgaggggatgaaatggccctcaaccccagtctcctccgagccaagttctccagtctcctccgagccaagttctccagtctcctccgagccaagttctccagtctcctccgagcaaagttctccagtctccgccgccgagcaaagttctccagtctccgccgccgagcaaagttctccagtctccgccgccgagcaaagttctccagtctccgccgccgagcaaagttctccagtctccgccgccgagcaaagttctccagtctccgccgccgagcaaagttctccagtctccgccgccgagcaaagttctccagtctccgccgccgagcaaagttctccagtctccgccgccgagcaaagttctccagtctccgccgccgagcaaagttctccagtctccgccgccgagcaaagttctccagtctccgccgccgagcaaaattctccagtctccgccgccgagcaaagttctccagtctccgccgcctacgagccctcagctccagccgccgccgccgagccctcagctccagccgccgccgccgagccctcagctccagccgccgccgccgagccctcagctccagccgccgccgccgagccaacaGCTCCAggcgccgccgccgagcctgccgctcagccgccgccgccgagcctgccgctccagccgccgccgccgagcctgccgctccagccgctgccgccgagcctgccgctcccgccgccgccgccgagccagccgctcctagtatggtctctgtgattgaactctccagcccaaagactgttttccctcccggcctccctctcccgcctcctccaagtcatgtctatactgcacctccacctcaagccccctcgcccagatctccacctcggacctctgggcgattaccttcaccccggctccaacctccctctgctccaccgttgcccatcagtcctccagcttcaccagtctccatcctgcctccacttacaccttggtcattcatcagcctgccctcccctctggacttcactcctccgtctccgctccgtcactccgtccctcggattcagttggcctcctcactccccccggtgttcgttttgttggctgtccttctgctttcactgcggccttctggagccccggctgcgcttcggtcggcagagccttcggttccgccatcacccgccagtccttcagcgacgcctgggctcaacgcctcgaaggcttcggctcctgacccgccatggctgcccgctgcacctgacccgccatggctgcccgctgcacctgacccgccatgtatgcccgctgcatgtctgcccgctgcacctgacccgccatggctgcccgctgcacctgacccgccatggctgcccacggctcctgactccccatggctgcccacggctcctgaaccgccatggctgcccacggctcctgaccccccatggctgcccacggctcctgacccgccatggtttttggacctgccctggagacctccactccagtttactccttcccctgctccggtttgaggtctccagggcgcccgcccccctcccggttgttacatctacggcgcgaggacgcgcctaccgggagggggaggtactgttacagttcccttgtttccctggactccatttcccagaatcctcctgttctccacacctgcactcacttccctcgtctgctcctcatcgtcactcatcacctgcacctggactctattgtcagcactccccatatattgcactcactcccttcactcctcgtccgttctctgttttgttaaggtgtctgtctgttgttcattgccattgtttgaagtaaagtctctattatcgtggaaatccgtatctgcctcatctctctaccagccacccgtaacaccCACACGAACGCACAATATTGTTATTAATTCTAAGCATGTGCTACAGTTTTGTCGTTTgtcgctttaaatgctcaagcatTTACCTATTATgtccctttcacaagatgtaatataagtctctggtgtccccagaatgtgtgtgtgaagtttcagctgaaaataccccacagatcatttattatagcttgtcaaatttgcaactatttgggtgtgagcagaaacacactgtttttatgtgtgtccctttaaatgcaaatgagctgctgctcccggccgctttccagaagagggcggagctttaactgCTCACGCTTCgtttgctcaacaacaacaaagctggagaatctcacgcagccaaaatgtcGACAGAgttgacactgatggagagactcaggaagaagttacaacttttagaatgaatctGAACGTTTCTGAACatttagtggatacatttatgtagttgctgtggagttgattcatctcatcgactagcatgtgccgtcatgttcatcttttgtgaaAATCCAGAGTAgaattgacccttgtttgtgaagcagtcgggtgtaaaatgacggcatggcaacaacactattcctcttctctaaagcagtccaacatggcctcaccccctttgttgcatgttatCGGTGGGAgtttttatgcaaattttagggttagtgaattgaattgaccctcatttgtgaagcagtccggcgtaaaatgacggcatggcaacaacactctaccacaacaactcttcctcttctctaaagcagcccaacatggccacgccccctttgttgcgtgttctcaggggcggggtttatgtaaattttggggtttgtgatgtcaccaacccggaaAGCtagttgtagtccctaccagctgtttgttgtagtccttaataagtgatttttgttaaagaaaatatctccttttgcattgaactttgagcgtcgtaactttccagattttgtttatgctcaaaGAGCAACATTACACTAACTagagttaaaaaagtgaaatcataatcaaggattCTGGATTCTGATTGTCCGTcagtgtttttatcattcatcagctgaaaaaaatcattctgaaagtgaacAATATCTATTCTCTGTGccattatcgttatagttagGGTGTGAATTCTGCCATTCTTTCatattttgaatgatttttagaGCTATATCTTTAACGTTATCCTTAACGTAGTCGGCACATAGAAACAATGTCGTTGGAATcattttataaagttttttttccagctgatgaacgataaaaacattgacagccaatcagaatccaccctGCTTTAAAGCgctcaagcatttaaagtgacagatgacaaaactgcaACGTGCTTAGAATAAAAGAACAATATCGTCAGCtggtggacgctaatatagttatcgttacagttattgttcttggtgtgaatgggccttaagTTAAATTTTTATTAGCCCTGTCACAGCTTAATAtcataatttcaataaatagcTAAGTATATTGTGGTAGTATCAATTCCAGTGTACTTTGTAATAAATTATGTTACAGTATAActgaaaaatattataaatccTGTGAAAgtatattattacaaaaaataaaaatataataaaaaataaattaacccattgcatttatatttgtttctttttaaatttgACATTTTGAGCCTGTTAGATTAAAAATATTATGGAGTTGAATGTCACAGGGTTGGAGATCAGTGCACAAATGTCTGAATGACCTagaaaacaacacaaaacagaGTGGTTATGGTTAATCAGGTAGTATGATTTtagcatcagaacattataacAAACTTGTAATAAATAATCGTATCGATCAAATGGTGTTTTTTTCACTTTCGGCTGCTCGCCATTTTGCGGTTTGTTGtgctgaattaaacataatGTTATATTGTTCCTTTATGCTCCATGTTATTTAGTAATTAGATGTAGCTGGTCCAGTGTTGTGTGCAAGAATTCGTAAGCGAAGATGCACTTTGAAACAAGGaactttttccctttttttctgccaCTTTCTCTTGCCTCTCAGGTGGCCATTCCTGTAGCGTCTGTGCGATTGGTGAAGAAACATAAGACAGCAGGTCTGGTTCCTAATGGCTTGGCTATCACCACAGACAGCAGTCAGAAGGTGCGTTTCCACTGGGTTCCAGGTCACTGACCGGCAGATTGAAATACAAAGCTTAGTCAGCGCATGCTGCACTGCTGTAAAACAGTGAAAATGCAAATGGATGCAACACTGAGAATCCAGTTCACAGTATGAATCTCTGACTTCAGTCAACTTTTATACCTTTTTGTTAGTGAACTGTTTGATTCTTGTTAGGTAAGTAAAACTGGTTTAGAAAGGAACACCATTACTCAGCAGTGCAAAGAACTGATCTGTGATCAGATGATGTGgtctttatgaattattattttagagGTTTCTCTTTTACAGCTCATGAAATGCAATAGATCTTAAGttttctcagatgtttctcctaaaacGCCTTAGTGATAAATATAAATAGAATGAAACGAATTTCAAAATCGTAGATCAGATAATTCGGTCTTGTAGAATTTGATGGGAAACATTCAAGTTCCTGTTGAGGATTGGTTGCAGATACTGGTGTCTTGgccaatctgagcacagtttgtAACTTATTTGATAGCTCTTTTGAAACTCTAGAGGAGAAACGTAAGATTattgcactgaaaaaaaaaaaaaggctttgaAACAACTTtcaaattgctagtaaattccACAAATACACAAATTTTAATCTCATGtcaaaaatgttgaaaaagtaCAGATTCCAGATGACAATACTGCTCAGGAgataaaattgattttttttaagttcgtctcagatgtttctcctgaaATTCCTTATCAATACTTAAAAATAGAGACAAATGAGACAATTGTTGACATACTCTAGCAAGAGTATATACATTTAGTATTGAAAGAATTTGATGAAAAATTTGATTGTTTAATATTAAGATTTCtgtcttttgctttttataaggttgccatttttattttttttttatttttttttatctcattcATCTCTAGAGAAAATTTGCTGACatcttgtgtgttttttttttccattgggAGGATCAGTGGACTCGGCATCAGATTCTTTTCAGTTAAAACTTCAGTTAGCTCATATTACTGAGAGCAGTTTTATTAGACATTGCTTTGACGATTAATGCCTGTAAATgttggtaattctatagttctCAAAAGCAGTCATTTACTTCCTGTACAGTAAAAGCAGAACAAAACAACATTGTGAAAAATGAGTATTGTTGAGTTGAAGTGCACCTGGTAAAATCTTAGATAGGTAGTTATTATTGCGACTACTATGCATTCAACATTGAATGGTGGCAAATTCTCTTTTTTCTGTTGTACAGGTAGATCTATTTTACACAACCTATATACTGTATTTACACATAGTATCtccaaaataatgaattaaagtcagcatgaaatggaagtggccatagtctttccttcctattgtgacgtatatccgagtgaatggcttctcgaacaagaacaaatgtagggcggggcttgattttgtccatggggaattaaTTGGATAGTTGTGGtgtgctattggtcgatctcatttgagtgacaggttgccccgccctcacttcagtaaacatgtcatcagagaagagaagagatgtcactgcaagagggaggggaagttattttgattaaagattaatgatgtgcacagataaatcatttataataaatactgcaatattccgtaaaaaatgaaaatgcatgtAGCAAATTGAAATATAACTTCCGCTTCTATCCACTGCCATTTGCaaacatattttcaaatatttttcagGTCAACACGCACCTTCTGAAGTCGGGTATCATTGAAAATTAATTCGGTCATTCATGTGcacaaaatatttcaatatttccGACTCCACTTGAAGATTGCATTTGGTTTGAATTAATCCATAAAGCCCCTGTCCCTCATGGGATCAGCTTTCACACACTCTTAGTGTTCCCTAAAAATATGATCCTCTTCCTGGTAGTGAGATTATATGTGGCTACATAGTGAAATTAAACTAAAGTGGTTTCTCAATGCTCTGGTTATGTCCACTATCCCTCATCtctgctgaaaatacagctaaAATCAGTTTAAGATGGTAAATGTGTCTTTAACATTCATGGAACATTTCCATTGcactaaaggttctttatagtgggaaaaggttctttagattattaagctgttcttcacactaagaaaaaataaatggtTCTTTGGGAACTCAAAATGGTTCTTGGCAAGCTGGTTTAGATGGTTGACCAGACAGTCAAGGGTAACAGGTTGTGCTGTAATAACCAGGTTTCACCAGCTTTTAGGTCGTGAAGAAACTGTGTTTTGGAAAACAGTAGCCATTTTTTAAGGTCCAAGACCATTAACCAGCACTGTACCTTATTGTTAATCCCACTGTTAACCAGCTTGGACCAGTTTGAAACCAATTAACATGTTTCAAAACACAGCTACCACCACCTatagctggttttagctgggtTTTCCAGTAGGAATGCTGCTTGACATGCCACATCCACAATGTATTATAATGTTTTGATATGTTTGTGTCCTCTCCGTGCACAGTACGTGTTTGTGTCTCTACTGTCCAGAGATAGCGTCTACGATGTGTTGAGACGCATCTGCACACATCTACAGGTGAGAGTTCATGCAGTTCCTATGGGCTGAAACATTATGTAAACAGCATTAGCCTAATGACAAGTGTGTTGTGATCATGCTGCTATCTGTCTTACAGGTCAATGGGAAGAAGATCCTCAGCCTCAAGCAGTACATGGAGGAGCCTAACTCTTTATCTCTGGTACGTTTGAGAGTCTAGATTGCTCTGGCTTCTGGAGAACATTTTCTTGCTTAATAACTGTATATTAATTACAGTGGTTCTAATTTCAgttcaagtttatttgtatagcacatttaaaaacaacacatgTGCTTTACACACCAatacaatacatattttttcaaaacagctttacagaaaatgtttttttttttttttcaatgttacGAGCATTCTGTTATCAGCCAGAGATGAGTGTATCAAAGTAGTGTGTAATACacagatataatataatatgtgttATGTGGTTAGTTAACATGACAACTGTCAAAATAATTTTAGCATGTTATTGAATATGGCAGTGtcaatgtatttggtcttggcgaactagatctgctatgctgctgttgattattgctgctgctgctgcagagcagaGTATGGATGCTAATACTATAAGATGTAAGATATGCTGATGCTGCATAAATAGCCAAAAACATAAATCCCAgggcagatctaggcaggtggagctggggaggtggagggtctAAGAGGAGCTCTGATAGCACTGCAGGACCAGCTTGCAGCAAACACTAaaccagactatttaaatgttgagcatgcaatctcattggctgcaggatcagcagaAGCCAATCAACTGGTAATGACGTGATTGCTTGCAGATTGCATGTAAAGCACCTATCAGCCTGCGCAATCTAGAGTTTAATGACAAAACTAGATATGCATTCAGTTAAGCAGACACAACAAACATTTTAGGCAGCAATTACAACTTGTGGTCTTAatgattataatattataatattattttgataatatttGAAAGATTTGTGTGTCGATCCGGAGATGCCGTCATCTGTAATCTTCACAATTGTCTGTGTTGCCTGAAAACATTGCAAAGGCTGGATGCAAATTGGAGCTGTAGTTACTCCATGATGGGCATCCCGAGGCAGAAACAGGAAAGCATTAGCATAGCTGTTGTTCATTGCAAAAGATGATCATGTGCATTTGGTACTCTTTCATCAGATATAATTATAGTACAAGTTTATGAGAAGctttatgtgaatgcttggcttaAGATATGTATTCATGTATGAAGGGGAACATCAACTAAACAGTTTTGGGCCACTTTTGCACATGGTATTTCAATGCAAAAAACCATTAACCATTCGTTAACTACCTGATAACTCAGCTCTGTGGCTTGTGTCTTGTGCATATTTCCTATTTAAATTAGtctcattaaaggattagttcacttcagaatgaaaatttcctgataatttactcacccccatgtcatcaaagatgtttatgtctttttttcttcagtcgaaaagaaattaaggtttttgaggaaaactttccaggatttggccaagagccctttgaagctgcactgaaactgcaatttggaccttccaaagtccactatatggagaaaaatcctggatcgttttcctcaaaaaccttaatttcttttcaactgaagaaagaaagacataaacaacttagatgacatgaaggtgagtaaattatcaggaaatgttcattctgaagtgaactaatcctttaaagaatGTCATTCGCtatattgtttatataaaaTGGATGTATGCATTTTCATTGGTCGCAATTCATTCTTATTGAATCTTAGTGTGTCCTGTACTTCCATTTGCTGGTGTAGGA is part of the Chanodichthys erythropterus isolate Z2021 chromosome 11, ASM2448905v1, whole genome shotgun sequence genome and harbors:
- the gramd2aa gene encoding GRAM domain-containing protein 2A isoform X1, which translates into the protein MLSLVQSSHPLRERAKLQKSCAKQLISLSSSSSQTVSKYNAQYHKLFQSVPKEELLMKVYSCALLRDILLQGRLYISRNWLCFYANLFGKDIKVAIPVASVRLVKKHKTAGLVPNGLAITTDSSQKYVFVSLLSRDSVYDVLRRICTHLQVNGKKILSLKQYMEEPNSLSLDEFPVPEVFPVPDEFPPVLKWRRKPSVASVASSLPDLLGNSTSSLSAVDAPFQTDKPVEDQGLETKKILLTETIPELGQMEYQLLKFFILLIILLILSSCYLAFRVCSLEQQLSFLSNNPALTLRER